The Acidimicrobiales bacterium sequence TCGAGCTGCGCGAAGGTCGCACGCTCGCGACCGTCGTCGGTCCCTGGCCGATGCTCGCGTTCGCCCTCGCCGCCCTCGGCACCGGCCGGATCAGACCTCGATCGACAGGGTGACCGGGCCGTCGTTCACCGACGCCACCGCCATCTCGGCGCGGAAACGGCCCGTCTCCACGATCGCCCCGGCGTCTCGCAGCGAGGCCACGACGTGTTCGACCAGCGGTTCGGCCACCTCCGGGCGCGCCGCGTCGGCGTAGCCCGGCCGCCGACCCTTGCGGGTGTCGGCGTACAGCGTGAACTGGCTCACGACCAGGATCGGGAGGCCCTCGTCCGCCGCGGATCGGTTCATGGCGCCCTCGACGTCGTCGAAGATCCGCAGGTTCCAGATCTTGTCGGCGAGCTTCTCGGCCTGGGCGGGGGTGTCGTCGTGGGTCACGCCGACGAACGCCAGGACGCCCGGTCCGATCGAACCGACGACGTCGCCGTCGACCGTCACGGAGGCCCGCCGCACCCGTTGCACCAACGCTCGCATGGTCCCCTTCCTACCCGCCGTCGCCCGCCGACCGGCAACGAGAACGTGCCGAACGTCACCGCGAGTGTGGAAAACCCGCGGTTCCGGGCATCATTTGACGTCCCCGATTACCCCGCGGAAACCTTGGTGCCCTATGTCCGGACCTGATGCCCAGCTCGACCCGGAGCATCTCCGCATCGCACTGCTGACGTATCGGGGCAAACCCCACGTGGGCGGCCAGGGTGTCTACGTCCGCCATCTCAGCAAGGCGTTGGTCGATCTCGGCCACACCGTCGAGGTCCTCGGCGGCCCGCCCTATCCCATCCTCGACGAGCGGGTGCCGCTGGTCGAGCTGCCGTCGCTCGACATCTGGAGCGACCCCCACCCCATGCGCAAGCCCCGCATCTGGGAGTGGAAGGACTGGACCGACGTCGCCGAACACGCCTCGTTCAGCACCGGCAACTTCTCCGAGCCGATGGCGTTCAGCCTCCGGGCCTGGCGTCACCTCCGCAACCGGCGCAGTGACTTCGACCTGATCCACGACAACCAGACCCTCGGGTGGGGCATCCTCAAGCTCCAGCAGGAGGGGTGGCCGATCCTCGAGACGATCCACCACCCGATCACCGTCGACCGCAAGCTCGAGCTCGAACACGCCCGCACGCCGTGGGAGAAGTTCGGCAAGCGTCGCTGGTACTCCTTCACGAAGATGCAGAGTCAGGTCGCCCAGCGGATGACCCGCATCATGTCGGTGAGCGAATCGTCCAAGGGCGACATCGCGGCCGACCACGGCGTCGACGCCGACCGGATCCACGTGGTGCCCGTGGGCGTCGATCCGGAGCTGTTCCTTCCCGTCGCGGGCGTCGAACGCCGCCCCGGCCATCTCGTCACCACGGCGTCGGCGGACGTGGCGATGAAGGGGCTCAAGTTCCTGCTCGAGGCCGTGGCCAAACTGCGCACCGAGCGCCACATCGAGCTCACCATCATCGGCACGCGTCGGCCCGACTCCCACGCCTCCACCGTCATGACCAAGCTCGGGCTCGACGACTGTGTCGAGTTCGTGTCGGGCGTGCCCGACCAGCGCATCGTCGAGCTCTACAGCGAAGCGGAGCTTGCGGTCGTGCCATCGCTCTACGAGGGCTTCTCCCTGCCTGCGATCGAGGCGATGTCGTGCGGCGTGCCGCTCGTCGCCACCACCGGGGGGGCACTGCCCGAGGTCACCGGCACCCACAACGAGACGTGCTTCCAGACCGAGCCCGGTGACAGCGAGGCGCTCGCCGCCACCATCCGCACCGCGCTCGACGATCCCGCCCTGCGCGCAAAGGTCGGCGCCCAGGGTCGTCAGCGCGTCATCGACCAGTGGTCGTGGCGCCACACGGCCCTGCGCACGGTCGAGCAGTACCGCGCCGTGTTGGACGAACACGCCGGCCGGCGGAGCTGACCGATGCTCACCGTCGACTACGACCGCTTCGACCTGCACGCGGGCGACCTGCTCCTCGATCTCGGCTGCGGGTTCGGCCGCCACACCTACGAGGCCCTCGCGCGCGGCGCCCATGTCGTCAGCTGCGACATGGCCCTTCCCGAGCTGGAGGCGATCCGCAACACCGCCCCGATGCTCATCGACGACGGCCTGTTCGACGGCACGCTGCTGCACCAACAGGTCCAGGGCGACGGCACCCGCCTCCCCTACCCGGACGAGACGTTCGACAAGATCATCGCCTCCGAGGTGCTCGAGCACGTCCCCGACGACATCGCCGCCTACGACGAGTTCATGCGGATCCTGAAGCCGGGCGGCACCATCGCGGTGACCGTCCCCGCCACGCTCCCCGAGAAGATCTGCTGGAAGATCAGCGACGAGTACCACGCACCCAAGGCCCAGGGCGGCCACGTGCGGATCTACACCGAAGACGAGGTGCGCAACAAGCTGCGCGGCGCCGGGCTCGACCCGATCGACTCGCACCGGGCCCACGCCCTGCACTCCCCGTACTGGTGGATTCGCTGCGCCGTCGGGGTGAACAACGAGGTCGAGGACAACTGGTCCGTGAAGACGTACCACAAGCTCCTGGAATGGGACATCGTGAAGCAGCCGTGGTTGACTCGCACGGCCGAGAAGGTGCTCAACCCGGTCCTCGGCAAGAGCCTCGTGGTCTACGCCACGAAGTCACCACTTCGTTCGAAGCGCACGCTGGAGGATGCACATGCCGCCTGAGATCCCCGGCGTCCTCTCCGCTGCCCAGGTCCGCCAGACCGCCGACCACATCGCAGAGTGGCAGCTGCCGTCCGGCATGATCCCCTGGTTCCCGGGCGGCCACGCCGACCCGTGGAACCACATCGAGGCGGCCATGGCGCTCGTGATCGGTGACCGCCGCACGGAAGCCGAGGCCGCCTACCAGTGGCTCGTCGACATCCAGCGCGCCGACGGCTCGTGGCACCAGTACTACCTGGAGCACGAGGTCGAGCAGGACAAGCTCGACGCCAACGTGATCGCCTACATCGCCGCCGGCGTCTGGCATCACTACCTCCACTTCCGCGACCTCGGGTATCTCGAGGAGATGTGGAAGGTCGTCGAGCCGGCGATCGACTTCGTGCTCGACCTCCAGCAGCCCCGCGGCGAGATCCTGTGGGCCCGCCATCCCGACGGCACCCCGTGGTCGTTCGCCCTCCTCACCGGGTCGTCCTCCATCGCCCACTCGCTGCGCTGCGCCGTGGCGATCGCCGAGGAGCTGCACCACGAACGGCCCGACTGGGAGCTCTCCGCCGGTCAGCTCGCCCACGCCATCCGCCACGAGCGGGACGAGGCGTTCTCGCCGAAGCACCGCTGGGCCATGGACTGGTACTACCCGGTCCTCGCCGGCGTGCTCACCGGTGAGCACGGACGGGCCCATCTGGCCGACCGGTTCAACACGTTCATGCTGGACGACAAGGGCATCCGCTGTGTCTCGGACCGACCGTGGGTCACCACCGCCGAGACGTGCGAGTGCGCGATGGCGCATCTCGGCGTCGGTGAACGTGACATCGCCCTCCAGCTCTTCACCGCGGCCCAGGCCACCCGCGAGGACGACGGTCGCTACATCACCGGCATCGTCCATCCCGACGGCACCCTGTTCCCGCCCGACGAGCGGTCGACCTACTCGTCGGCCGCCGTCCTGCTCGCCGCCGAAGCGATCGCGGGGACGAGCCCGGCCTGGCGCCTCTTCGCGGACCACGACTTCCTGCCCGGATTCATCGACGTCGACGCCAGCGACCTCGCCGACCGCCCCGCCGAGTAGCGCCCCGGCAGTTCACCCCAGTCGTTCTGGTGGGAACTGATCGGGTCAGGCCCGATCAGTTCCCACCAGTTCGACGTTCGTGGGGGTCACCGCGGCCGGGGACCACTTCGCCGGGAGGAGCTGGACGACGACCCACCGGCCGTCCTCGGCCTGGCGCACCGAACTCGGGCGTGGGAGGGCGCGAGCGAGTTCCCGTGCTTCGTGTCTGCTCGCCGCCGTGGCCAACACGTTCTCGCTACAACTCAACGTCCGCTCCCGTCCCGCCTGGACAAGTGAATGTGGCTTCCAAAGTCACCATCGACCAGGGGAGAGAGCCTGTTGACGCAATGGAGGCGACATGCCCAGAAGTCCCGACGGGGGTCCCTGGCGGGGCTGGGTCGAATGGCCCAGGCGGAGGCCGATTCTGTCGACTGGATGACGTTCAGGCCGCCATGATCGAGCGCTGCGCCGCTGTCAGCTCCCGCACTGCTCCGTTGCGATCACGGCCTCGGCGGAGGCAAGCATCTCGTCGACCGATCCGTTGAACGGCGGTTGCATGATCCACCCGTAGCCGGCGCACGCCCACCCCAACTCGGCCCCGAGGGTGAAGCCGAGGTTGTCCTCGGGAAGCGGTTCGGTCACCCGCACCGCCACCCCACCGATCGTCTCGATCCGCGAGTCCCCCGTGTAGTAGCGGGCCTGCATCGGGTCGAACCAGTCGGTCGGCGCGACGTCGACCACCGAGATCTGACCGGTCACCGAGATGAACTGGACATACCCCTCGAGACTCTCGAACGGGGGCGTCTGGGCGATCTCGACATTGCGCATGCCGGCAGCCTCGAGCGCGGCGATGGCATGCTCCTCGGCCGGGATCGCCACCTCGCGGAACAGCGGCGGCGCCTCTGCGACGCCGAACAACTTCGCCGCCGCGCCGAGGTTGTAGTCGGCGTGCCCGATCACGACGCTTTCACCCGCCGATCCTGTCCCTGCCCACAACGACTGGTCGTCGCGGACGAACTCGCCCCGCAGGTCCTCGACCGCGGTCACCACGACGGCCGTGGGCGCATATGA is a genomic window containing:
- the dtd gene encoding D-aminoacyl-tRNA deacylase; this encodes MRALVQRVRRASVTVDGDVVGSIGPGVLAFVGVTHDDTPAQAEKLADKIWNLRIFDDVEGAMNRSAADEGLPILVVSQFTLYADTRKGRRPGYADAARPEVAEPLVEHVVASLRDAGAIVETGRFRAEMAVASVNDGPVTLSIEV
- a CDS encoding glycosyltransferase family 4 protein, whose translation is MSGPDAQLDPEHLRIALLTYRGKPHVGGQGVYVRHLSKALVDLGHTVEVLGGPPYPILDERVPLVELPSLDIWSDPHPMRKPRIWEWKDWTDVAEHASFSTGNFSEPMAFSLRAWRHLRNRRSDFDLIHDNQTLGWGILKLQQEGWPILETIHHPITVDRKLELEHARTPWEKFGKRRWYSFTKMQSQVAQRMTRIMSVSESSKGDIAADHGVDADRIHVVPVGVDPELFLPVAGVERRPGHLVTTASADVAMKGLKFLLEAVAKLRTERHIELTIIGTRRPDSHASTVMTKLGLDDCVEFVSGVPDQRIVELYSEAELAVVPSLYEGFSLPAIEAMSCGVPLVATTGGALPEVTGTHNETCFQTEPGDSEALAATIRTALDDPALRAKVGAQGRQRVIDQWSWRHTALRTVEQYRAVLDEHAGRRS
- a CDS encoding class I SAM-dependent methyltransferase; the encoded protein is MLTVDYDRFDLHAGDLLLDLGCGFGRHTYEALARGAHVVSCDMALPELEAIRNTAPMLIDDGLFDGTLLHQQVQGDGTRLPYPDETFDKIIASEVLEHVPDDIAAYDEFMRILKPGGTIAVTVPATLPEKICWKISDEYHAPKAQGGHVRIYTEDEVRNKLRGAGLDPIDSHRAHALHSPYWWIRCAVGVNNEVEDNWSVKTYHKLLEWDIVKQPWLTRTAEKVLNPVLGKSLVVYATKSPLRSKRTLEDAHAA